Proteins encoded within one genomic window of Panicum virgatum strain AP13 chromosome 1N, P.virgatum_v5, whole genome shotgun sequence:
- the LOC120654122 gene encoding RING-H2 finger protein ATL38-like, with translation MSAATAAVLAATAAASVAAAESPGTRGNESVVLGISIFFPIFIVLLAFACLHLFRPPRDGDLPSPDASASASEGSRRGGSRKGGLDAAAIAALPLVFYREVRCHRVVDGREDALECSVCLLEFDDDDALRLLPTCPHAFHPECIALWLERHATCPLCRASVHDAPPAPEQLELQPMPPPPLQSPEASPVHATVVVIGEAGSREEGEEEDWDTVQRLARNRRAAGRQALPRSNSTGHGGGASDGGMERFALRLPEHVRTEILMSHRLRHVTSAVASVRVREGSGLDASTMGGSVRTAVARLMSLFAPGAGWMGDGVGDDKSGKADATGSSSVRRRENSSRGAVTEEKRSV, from the coding sequence ATGTCCGCCGCAACCGCCGCCGTCCTAGCGGCCACGGCCGcggcctccgtcgccgccgccgagtccCCGGGGACGCGCGGCAACGAGTCGGTCGTGTTGGGCATCTCCATCTTCTTCCCCATCTTCATCGTGCTCCTCGCCTTCGCCTGCCTCCACCTGTTCCGGCCCCCCCGCGACGGCGACCTACCCTCTCCGGACGCCTCCGCCTCGGCGTCGGAGGGGTCCCGCCGCGGGGGCAGCCGCAAGGGCGGGCTCGACGCGGCCGCGATCGCCGCCCTGCCGCTGGTGTTCTACCGCGAGGTGAGGTGCCACCGGGTCGTGGACGGGCGCGAGGACGCGCTCGAGTGCTCGGTCTGCCTCCTCGagttcgacgacgacgacgcgctcCGCCTACTGCCGACGTGCCCGCACGCGTTCCACCCGGAGTGCATCGCCCTCTGGCTGGAGAGGCACGCCACCTGCCCGCTCTGCCGCGCCAGCGTCCACGACGCGCCGCCGGCTCCGGAGCAGCTGGAGCTCCAGCcgatgccaccgccgccgctgcagtcgCCGGAAGCGTCCCCCGTTCACGCGACTGTCGTGGTGATCGGCGAAGCCGGCTCcagggaggagggcgaggaggaggattgGGACACGGTCCAGCGCCTCGCGAGGAACCGCCGCGCGGCGGGTCGGCAGGCGCTGCCCCGGTCCAACTCgacggggcacggcggcggcgccagcgacgGCGGGATGGAGCGGTTCGCGCTGCGGCTCCCGGAGCACGTGCGCACGGAGATCCTCATGTCGCACAGGCTGAGGCACGTGACGAGCGCGGTGGCGTCCGTGCGCGTCAGGGAGGGTAGCGGCCTCGACGCCAGCACGATGGGTGGGAGCGTCAGGACTGCCGTGGCGAGGCTGATGTCGCTCTTTGCGCCGGGCGCCGGGTGGATGGGCGATGGCGTCGGCGACGACAAGTCCGGCAAGGCAGACGCCACGGGGTCGTCGTCTGTCCGCCGCCGCGAGAACTCATCGCGCGGAGCAGTGACTGAAGAGAAGAGAAGCGTCTGA